The following are from one region of the Mycolicibacterium diernhoferi genome:
- a CDS encoding ASCH domain-containing protein, producing the protein MHPEYASALVSGRKTVEFRKRPLAPDVTHVVIYATQPVARVVGVFSIREQVMESPRQLWNMFHNVAGISKAKFMDYYRGCSTGVGIRVGEMTGLPDNFTLQEAFGISRPPQSFQYFTLRQTAPKLAGVLV; encoded by the coding sequence GTGCATCCCGAATACGCCAGTGCATTGGTAAGCGGGAGAAAGACTGTCGAATTCCGCAAGCGGCCACTTGCGCCGGACGTGACTCACGTGGTGATTTATGCAACACAGCCAGTCGCTCGAGTTGTGGGAGTGTTCTCCATTCGCGAACAGGTGATGGAATCGCCCCGCCAGCTATGGAACATGTTCCACAACGTTGCAGGTATCTCGAAAGCTAAGTTCATGGACTACTACCGGGGTTGCAGCACGGGTGTCGGGATTAGGGTCGGCGAGATGACCGGCCTCCCGGACAACTTCACACTGCAGGAGGCGTTCGGCATCAGTCGCCCACCGCAGAGCTTTCAATACTTCACCTTGCGGCAGACCGCGCCGAAACTTGCTGGGGTGCTTGTCTAG
- a CDS encoding osmoprotectant NAGGN system M42 family peptidase, which produces MREDVLMSDADSAWMIDMLLALLQTPSPTGRTDAVMQMIGGVFQDFGLSFSLTRRGALIVELPGESATTDRALVVHADTTGCMVRALKDNGRLEVIPVGTFSARFAAGSRVRILSEDTEKFITGTIMPLKASGHAFGDEVDNQPTDWDHVEVRVDRQVSSREDLIRLGVKIGDYAPLMANPVLTEDGFVVSRHLDDKAGVAVVLALIKNLTDNSVTLPHRTAVMVTIAEEVGYGASTGLPADIAEMISVDNAVCAPGQHSGEDTVTVPMSDLHGPYDYHLTRKLCRLAEEGDIPFTRDVFRYYRSDAAAAIEAGANTRAALVGFGVDGSHGWERTHLDSMKATYSLLHAWIRSPLTFAEWDAKPSGAGELRDFPSSRQPAPREKWVQLSRSEQR; this is translated from the coding sequence ATGCGCGAAGATGTGCTCATGTCCGATGCGGACAGCGCATGGATGATCGACATGTTGCTGGCGCTGCTGCAGACCCCGAGCCCGACAGGGCGCACCGATGCGGTGATGCAGATGATCGGCGGGGTCTTCCAGGACTTCGGTCTGTCGTTCTCACTGACCCGTCGAGGCGCGTTGATCGTCGAACTCCCAGGGGAATCGGCGACGACTGACCGGGCGTTGGTGGTCCACGCGGACACCACGGGCTGCATGGTTCGAGCACTCAAGGACAACGGTCGCCTCGAAGTGATACCCGTCGGCACCTTCTCGGCGCGCTTCGCAGCCGGTTCACGCGTTCGGATCCTCAGCGAGGACACCGAGAAGTTCATCACCGGAACCATCATGCCGCTCAAGGCCAGCGGGCATGCGTTCGGCGATGAGGTGGACAACCAGCCCACCGACTGGGACCACGTCGAAGTCCGCGTCGACCGGCAGGTCTCGTCCCGGGAGGACCTGATCCGGCTGGGCGTGAAAATCGGCGATTACGCCCCGCTGATGGCGAATCCGGTTCTGACCGAAGACGGGTTCGTGGTCTCCCGCCACCTCGACGACAAGGCGGGCGTGGCCGTCGTGCTCGCTCTGATCAAGAACCTCACCGACAACTCGGTGACGCTGCCGCACCGCACGGCAGTCATGGTCACGATCGCCGAAGAGGTCGGTTACGGTGCCAGCACGGGTCTGCCCGCCGATATCGCCGAGATGATCTCGGTCGACAACGCGGTGTGTGCGCCGGGCCAACACTCGGGGGAGGACACCGTGACCGTCCCGATGTCCGATCTGCACGGGCCCTACGACTACCACCTGACCCGAAAGCTCTGCCGGCTCGCCGAGGAGGGGGACATCCCGTTCACCCGCGATGTGTTCCGGTACTACCGCTCCGATGCGGCCGCGGCGATCGAAGCGGGTGCGAACACCCGCGCCGCGCTGGTTGGTTTCGGCGTCGACGGCAGCCACGGCTGGGAGAGAACCCACCTCGATTCGATGAAGGCGACCTACAGCCTGCTGCACGCCTGGATCCGGTCACCGCTGACGTTCGCCGAGTGGGATGCGAAGCCTTCGGGTGCCGGAGAATTGCGTGACTTCCCGTCGTCCAGACAGCCTGCGCCCCGGGAGAAGTGGGTGCAGCTATCCCGCAGCGAGCAACGATGA
- a CDS encoding alpha/beta hydrolase has translation MQQLQPDVQMLLDQVAGLNAPPLESLSVDQARAAFLAAGDGRPTGPEVGEVIDGQFPGATGALNYRLYRPATPGPHPVIVYYHAGGWVLGDFDSDDPLCRDLCARTGAIVLSLGYRHAPEHRFPSATDDAFAGLQWVAENAADLGGRADQLIVAGWSAGGGIAAVVAQLARNAGGPQLVGQALLTPVTDNDISRPSYVEYGEGYGLDTTLMTWCFDQYVDPADRTDPRVAPLRAEDLSGLAPAVVVTAEFDVTRDEGAAYADGLAAAGVPTTHIRAEGHNHLSLSLVDIVASGAPVRDQFAAAIRGLLGS, from the coding sequence GTGCAACAACTTCAGCCGGATGTCCAGATGCTTCTCGATCAGGTGGCGGGCCTCAATGCTCCGCCGCTGGAGTCACTTTCGGTCGACCAGGCCCGCGCTGCGTTCCTGGCCGCGGGCGACGGACGGCCGACCGGCCCCGAGGTGGGCGAGGTCATCGACGGCCAGTTCCCCGGCGCCACGGGTGCGCTCAACTACCGGCTGTACCGGCCGGCGACGCCCGGCCCCCACCCGGTGATCGTCTACTACCACGCCGGCGGCTGGGTACTCGGCGACTTCGACTCCGATGATCCGCTGTGCCGCGACCTGTGTGCGCGCACCGGCGCGATCGTGCTGTCGCTGGGCTACCGGCACGCTCCCGAGCACCGTTTCCCCTCGGCGACCGACGACGCGTTTGCCGGGCTGCAGTGGGTTGCGGAGAACGCGGCCGACCTCGGCGGCCGTGCAGACCAGCTGATCGTGGCGGGATGGAGCGCCGGCGGCGGCATCGCTGCCGTGGTGGCCCAACTGGCGCGCAACGCCGGCGGCCCGCAGCTGGTCGGCCAGGCCCTGCTGACGCCGGTCACCGACAACGACATCAGCCGGCCCTCCTACGTCGAGTACGGCGAGGGCTATGGCCTCGACACGACCTTGATGACGTGGTGCTTCGACCAGTACGTGGATCCGGCCGACCGCACCGATCCGCGCGTTGCACCGCTGCGGGCCGAGGACCTGAGCGGGCTGGCCCCGGCCGTGGTGGTCACCGCCGAGTTCGATGTCACGCGCGACGAGGGCGCTGCCTACGCCGACGGGTTGGCGGCTGCCGGCGTGCCCACCACACACATCCGCGCCGAGGGCCACAACCACCTGTCGTTGAGCCTGGTCGATATCGTCGCCTCGGGTGCACCCGTGCGGGATCAGTTCGCCGCGGCGATCCGCGGGTTGCTGGGTAGCTAG
- a CDS encoding alpha/beta hydrolase family protein, with the protein MSEHPQRWFAGLVAMAVLTGCTTTATEPGLRPGQLLTARPLTTAAALPSADTQLITYVSDDSHGEPIVVSGTVSVPRSTPPDGGWPVISWAHGTTGYADTCAPSADTVDGLVHDYVGLVTPILDSWVTRGYAVVQTDYQGLGTPGGHPYVDGISEANTVTDIVRAARDVDPRIGSKWVVMGHSQGGQAALFTAQDAQDRAPELNLLAAVSMAPGGVGINQAVDLIRAGSPEAQAAQRFLPLLVLGAAVVDPSIEPDRIFSGQARPLLTTARTECVAQVNALPLVPPGQVFTPDADLDGLRAYLDRQDPVRLAPRVPVMLVQGSADAAVSPAGVDELAKAMCAKDVDLDYRVYDGQDHRGVIAASLGDVRNFVDTVTAGESVDTCPH; encoded by the coding sequence ATGAGCGAGCACCCTCAGCGCTGGTTCGCCGGCCTGGTCGCGATGGCCGTGCTGACCGGCTGCACCACCACCGCCACCGAACCCGGCCTGCGTCCCGGTCAGTTGCTCACCGCCCGTCCGCTGACCACCGCCGCCGCTCTGCCCAGCGCCGACACCCAATTGATCACCTACGTCTCCGACGACTCACACGGTGAACCCATCGTCGTGTCGGGCACCGTGTCGGTGCCCAGGTCGACACCACCCGACGGTGGCTGGCCGGTGATCAGTTGGGCGCACGGCACCACCGGGTACGCCGACACCTGCGCTCCCTCGGCCGACACCGTCGACGGACTCGTCCACGACTACGTCGGCCTGGTCACCCCCATCCTCGACAGCTGGGTGACGCGCGGCTACGCCGTCGTCCAAACCGACTACCAGGGGCTGGGTACTCCCGGCGGGCACCCCTACGTCGACGGCATCAGTGAAGCGAACACGGTGACCGACATCGTCCGTGCGGCGCGGGACGTCGATCCGCGGATCGGCTCCAAATGGGTGGTGATGGGCCACAGTCAGGGCGGGCAGGCGGCGTTGTTCACCGCGCAGGACGCCCAGGACCGCGCACCCGAGCTCAACCTACTGGCAGCGGTGTCCATGGCGCCCGGCGGCGTGGGAATCAACCAGGCCGTCGACCTCATCCGTGCCGGTAGCCCGGAAGCGCAAGCCGCACAGCGGTTTCTGCCGCTACTGGTCCTGGGAGCCGCGGTGGTGGACCCGTCGATCGAACCCGACCGGATCTTCTCCGGCCAAGCGCGCCCGCTGCTGACCACGGCACGTACCGAGTGTGTCGCGCAGGTGAATGCGCTTCCGCTCGTCCCGCCGGGCCAGGTGTTCACGCCGGATGCGGATCTCGATGGGCTGCGCGCCTATCTCGACCGCCAGGATCCGGTTCGCCTCGCCCCGCGGGTGCCGGTCATGCTCGTCCAGGGCTCCGCCGATGCCGCGGTATCCCCGGCCGGAGTCGACGAACTCGCGAAGGCGATGTGCGCGAAGGACGTTGATCTTGACTACCGGGTGTACGACGGCCAGGACCACCGTGGCGTCATCGCCGCCTCGCTCGGGGATGTGCGGAATTTTGTGGATACCGTGACGGCCGGGGAATCGGTCGATACCTGTCCGCACTGA
- a CDS encoding class II glutamine amidotransferase translates to MCRLFSLHAGHTVPATFWLLNAPDSLAAQSRRNPDGTGLGVFEADGTPVVRKQPIAAWRDLDFATEARELTGTTFVAHVRYATNGAPKDVNTHPFLQDGRIFAHNGVVGGVETLDAKIAELGVTDLVHGDTDSERVFALITASVRGHGGDVGAGLVEALSWLRENVPIYAVNVLLATATDLWALRYPDTHELYILDRTGAGRGRFALHSKRIAAHSGDLDSSPSVVFASEVMDDERWELLPSGELVHVDADLSITRRTVLPEPPVHRLTRAHLSPAVASAQHPSS, encoded by the coding sequence ATGTGCCGCCTGTTCAGCCTGCACGCCGGCCACACCGTCCCCGCGACGTTCTGGCTGTTGAACGCGCCCGACAGCCTGGCCGCGCAGAGCAGGCGCAACCCGGACGGCACCGGCCTGGGGGTGTTCGAGGCCGACGGCACACCGGTGGTGCGCAAGCAGCCGATCGCCGCATGGCGTGATCTGGATTTCGCGACCGAAGCCCGCGAGCTGACGGGTACGACGTTCGTCGCCCACGTCCGGTACGCGACCAACGGCGCCCCCAAGGACGTCAACACCCATCCGTTCCTGCAGGACGGGCGAATCTTCGCGCACAACGGTGTGGTGGGCGGCGTCGAGACGCTCGACGCGAAGATCGCCGAACTCGGCGTCACGGACCTGGTGCACGGAGACACCGACTCCGAGCGCGTGTTCGCCTTGATCACCGCGTCGGTCCGCGGTCACGGCGGCGATGTCGGCGCCGGTCTGGTGGAGGCGCTGAGCTGGCTGCGCGAGAATGTCCCGATCTACGCGGTCAACGTCCTGCTCGCCACCGCCACCGACCTCTGGGCGCTGCGCTACCCCGATACCCACGAGCTGTACATCCTCGACCGCACCGGTGCGGGCCGCGGGCGATTCGCGTTGCACAGCAAGAGAATCGCCGCGCACAGCGGCGACCTGGACTCCTCGCCATCGGTGGTCTTCGCCAGTGAGGTGATGGACGACGAGCGGTGGGAGCTGCTCCCCTCGGGCGAGCTGGTGCACGTCGACGCCGATCTGAGCATCACGCGGCGCACGGTGCTGCCGGAGCCGCCGGTCCACCGACTCACGCGGGCTCACCTCAGCCCGGCCGTGGCGTCCGCTCAGCACCCGTCCTCCTGA
- a CDS encoding cation-translocating P-type ATPase: MQSPQSQVDTEAEAFANLAHARSRAEILAALRTSPAGLTDAEAAARLAAEGPNRLPAPRHRSAVVRFLAQFNNVLIYILVTAGVLKAILGEWVDFAVIIAAAVINALVGYLQEGKAERALDSIRTMLSVRAEVRRNDNWVDVDSESIVVGDVVRISSGDRIPADMRLLEVTNLQVDESALTGESVPATKSTTHVDYDADLGDRTSMVYSGTIVTAGNAVGVVTATGTATEIGRIQEMIADVHGIQTPLTRELERFGKQLSLVILGMAALMLLVGRLIHDFSIEELISAAIGFAVAGVPEGLPAVVTVTLALGVQQMARRNAITRRLPAVEALGSVNVICSDKTGTLTQNEMTVRSVVTCAHDYAVTGTGYRPEGTVELAGVPVDLDDHPDLRAVIVTMAVCNNAQLTEADGGWHIVGEPTEGALRTLAEKAGVDDADYPRLAELPFESAQKFMVTRNAGPDGGRVLHVKGAPDRLLDRATTQCRDGRLEPLDRAMWDRRIDEISGQGLRVLAAARKPARDTGVDAISVDDVQDGLEFLGVVGILDPPRPEAIEAIRKCHSAGIRVKMITGDHAGTARAIAREMGITDAPDPPVLTGSDLQAMSQPRLREMADEVDIYARTSPEHKLRIVSALQASGQIVAMTGDGVNDAPALTRADIGVAMGIKGTEATKEAAGIVLADDNFATIERAVEEGRRIYDNIRKSVLFLLPANGSQSLVILVAILFGFALPLQPVQILWVNMISAVTLSLALVFEKAEDGLMSRPPRPHNRSLVAPIDLAMIALVSVLVAGATLAVYFLARADGQPQDVSQTAAVNMLVLGQLAYLLNCRFITTSSLRPAVFRGNPWVWRMSAALLVLQAAFVYAPFMNSWFHSAPVTPRGWAVACGLAVVIFLTIEAAKSVGRRLGY; encoded by the coding sequence ATGCAGAGTCCACAATCGCAGGTGGACACCGAGGCCGAGGCTTTCGCAAACCTTGCCCACGCGCGGAGTCGAGCCGAGATCCTGGCGGCGCTGCGCACCTCTCCGGCGGGCCTGACCGATGCCGAAGCCGCGGCACGACTGGCTGCCGAAGGCCCCAACCGGCTGCCCGCGCCCCGGCATCGTTCAGCCGTCGTGCGCTTCCTGGCTCAGTTCAACAACGTGCTGATCTACATCCTGGTCACCGCCGGCGTGCTGAAGGCGATCCTCGGCGAATGGGTGGACTTCGCGGTGATCATTGCCGCCGCCGTGATCAATGCGCTCGTGGGGTACCTACAGGAGGGCAAAGCCGAGCGCGCGCTGGACAGCATCCGCACGATGCTGTCCGTCCGCGCCGAGGTCCGCCGCAACGACAACTGGGTCGACGTCGACTCGGAGTCGATCGTGGTGGGCGATGTGGTGCGGATCAGCTCCGGAGACCGGATCCCCGCCGATATGCGGCTCCTCGAGGTGACCAACCTGCAGGTGGACGAGTCGGCGCTGACGGGTGAGTCCGTACCCGCGACCAAGAGCACCACCCACGTGGACTACGACGCCGACCTGGGTGACCGCACGTCGATGGTCTACTCGGGCACGATCGTGACCGCGGGCAACGCGGTCGGCGTGGTGACGGCGACGGGCACGGCCACCGAGATCGGCCGGATCCAGGAGATGATCGCCGACGTCCACGGCATCCAGACACCGTTGACGCGGGAGCTCGAGCGGTTCGGCAAGCAGCTGTCGCTGGTGATCCTCGGTATGGCGGCACTGATGCTGCTGGTCGGCCGCCTGATCCATGACTTCTCCATCGAAGAGCTGATCTCGGCGGCGATCGGCTTCGCCGTCGCCGGTGTCCCTGAGGGGCTGCCGGCGGTGGTCACGGTGACGTTGGCGCTCGGCGTGCAACAGATGGCCCGCCGCAATGCCATCACCCGCAGGCTGCCGGCCGTCGAGGCGCTGGGTTCGGTGAACGTCATCTGTTCGGACAAGACCGGCACCCTCACCCAGAACGAGATGACGGTGCGATCGGTGGTGACCTGCGCGCACGACTACGCGGTCACCGGCACGGGGTATCGCCCCGAGGGCACCGTCGAACTCGCCGGAGTGCCGGTGGACCTCGACGATCACCCCGATCTGCGGGCCGTCATCGTCACGATGGCGGTGTGCAACAACGCTCAGCTCACCGAGGCGGACGGCGGCTGGCACATCGTCGGGGAGCCCACGGAGGGCGCGCTACGAACATTGGCGGAAAAGGCGGGCGTCGACGACGCGGATTACCCGCGGCTCGCCGAGTTGCCGTTCGAGTCGGCCCAGAAGTTCATGGTGACCCGCAATGCCGGCCCCGACGGAGGCCGGGTCCTGCACGTCAAGGGGGCACCGGACCGGCTGCTCGACCGCGCCACCACCCAGTGCCGGGATGGGCGGCTCGAACCGCTGGACCGAGCGATGTGGGACCGCCGCATCGACGAGATCAGCGGCCAGGGACTGCGGGTACTCGCCGCCGCGCGCAAGCCGGCCCGCGACACCGGCGTCGATGCGATCTCGGTCGACGACGTGCAGGACGGCCTGGAGTTCCTCGGGGTCGTCGGCATCCTCGACCCGCCGCGGCCCGAGGCAATCGAAGCCATCCGGAAATGCCACAGCGCGGGGATCCGGGTGAAGATGATCACCGGGGATCACGCCGGCACGGCACGCGCCATCGCGCGCGAGATGGGCATCACCGATGCCCCTGACCCACCCGTGCTCACCGGTTCCGACCTGCAGGCGATGAGCCAGCCCCGGCTGCGCGAGATGGCCGACGAGGTGGACATCTACGCCCGGACCAGCCCCGAGCACAAACTGCGCATCGTCAGCGCGTTGCAGGCCTCCGGCCAGATCGTCGCCATGACCGGGGACGGTGTCAACGATGCCCCGGCGCTGACCCGGGCCGACATCGGCGTCGCCATGGGCATCAAAGGCACCGAGGCCACCAAGGAGGCCGCGGGCATCGTGCTGGCAGACGACAACTTCGCCACCATCGAGCGCGCCGTCGAAGAAGGCCGGCGCATCTACGACAACATCCGTAAGTCGGTGCTGTTTCTGTTGCCCGCCAACGGATCGCAGTCCCTGGTCATTCTCGTGGCGATCCTGTTCGGCTTCGCGTTGCCGCTGCAGCCGGTACAGATCCTGTGGGTGAACATGATCAGTGCGGTGACGCTGTCGTTGGCGCTGGTCTTCGAGAAGGCCGAGGACGGCCTGATGTCCCGGCCGCCGCGGCCGCACAACCGGTCGCTGGTGGCGCCCATCGACCTCGCGATGATCGCGCTGGTGTCGGTGCTGGTCGCGGGCGCCACGCTGGCCGTCTACTTCCTGGCGCGCGCCGATGGCCAGCCGCAGGACGTCTCCCAGACCGCTGCCGTCAACATGTTGGTGCTGGGTCAGCTGGCCTACCTGTTGAACTGCCGATTCATCACCACGTCGAGCCTGCGACCGGCGGTGTTCCGCGGGAACCCGTGGGTGTGGCGGATGTCGGCTGCGCTGCTCGTGCTGCAGGCAGCGTTTGTCTACGCCCCGTTCATGAATTCGTGGTTTCATTCGGCGCCGGTCACACCGCGAGGGTGGGCGGTGGCCTGCGGGCTCGCGGTCGTCATCTTCCTGACGATCGAGGCCGCCAAGTCCGTGGGACGCCGGCTGGGATACTGA
- a CDS encoding SDR family NAD(P)-dependent oxidoreductase, whose product MNRLQNKRVVITGAASGIGRAAAQLMVAEGARVLIADLNADAATRAASEIGDNALGIGVDVMDESSVATMIDHAVAEFGGIDVLCNHVGGSNPRKDLDLLRLDLAEWDKTMVLNARSTVVASRLALPHMIADGGGSIINTVSVAGLAGDTLQCAYGAAKAAVIRLTQYIATQYGRNNVRCNAVAPGAIMTPALRDNLPAEAIDDIRSHNALDLIGDPEDIGWAMVYLASDESRYMTGQTLVLDGGLTAQSPIAASRRRLLDQ is encoded by the coding sequence ATGAACCGTCTACAGAACAAGCGGGTCGTCATCACCGGCGCAGCCAGCGGCATCGGCCGCGCGGCCGCCCAACTGATGGTCGCCGAGGGCGCCCGGGTGCTCATCGCCGACCTCAACGCCGACGCGGCGACCCGCGCCGCGAGCGAGATCGGCGACAACGCGCTCGGGATCGGCGTGGACGTGATGGACGAAAGTTCGGTCGCCACCATGATCGATCATGCGGTCGCCGAGTTCGGCGGCATCGACGTGCTGTGCAACCACGTGGGCGGCAGCAACCCACGCAAGGATCTCGACCTGCTGCGGCTGGACCTCGCCGAATGGGACAAGACCATGGTGCTCAACGCGCGCAGCACCGTGGTCGCCTCCCGATTGGCGTTGCCGCACATGATCGCCGACGGCGGTGGCTCGATCATCAACACCGTCTCGGTCGCCGGTCTGGCCGGTGACACCCTGCAGTGCGCCTACGGCGCGGCCAAGGCCGCCGTCATCCGGCTCACCCAGTACATCGCCACCCAATACGGTCGAAACAACGTGCGCTGCAACGCTGTTGCCCCTGGCGCCATCATGACCCCCGCCCTGCGCGACAACCTCCCGGCGGAGGCCATCGACGATATCCGCAGCCACAACGCACTCGACCTGATCGGCGACCCCGAAGACATCGGGTGGGCGATGGTGTACCTCGCCTCCGACGAGTCCCGCTACATGACCGGGCAGACCCTGGTGCTCGACGGTGGCTTGACCGCGCAGAGTCCGATCGCGGCCAGTCGCCGGCGACTGCTCGATCAGTGA
- a CDS encoding LGFP repeat-containing protein, with translation MNQKAMKRTGAVAAALAISGAAVVACSQESQDSAKESMSSATSAASSAMDAGTSAVKSGASDASTAMSSAVAGAPTTIEAPGIGPVTLDPPIAEAYADAGGQDTLGPPTAAPEKVGDGTVQAFANGTIYSSPSAGTWLVQGEILRVYNENGGPAGQLGFPTASEEETGGGPDAANGGWITEFQNGTITWLNTGDGTFVETITPN, from the coding sequence ATGAATCAAAAAGCGATGAAACGAACCGGTGCGGTCGCTGCAGCACTTGCTATTTCGGGTGCCGCCGTGGTCGCCTGCTCACAGGAATCCCAGGATTCGGCGAAAGAATCCATGTCGAGCGCGACGAGCGCCGCGTCTTCGGCCATGGACGCCGGCACCAGCGCCGTCAAATCGGGCGCCAGCGACGCGTCGACGGCGATGTCCTCGGCCGTCGCCGGGGCCCCCACCACGATCGAGGCCCCGGGCATCGGCCCCGTCACCCTCGATCCGCCGATCGCCGAGGCCTATGCCGACGCCGGCGGCCAGGACACGCTGGGCCCGCCCACCGCGGCACCCGAAAAGGTGGGCGATGGCACGGTGCAGGCGTTCGCCAACGGCACCATCTACTCGTCACCGTCGGCCGGCACCTGGCTGGTGCAGGGTGAGATCCTGCGGGTCTACAACGAAAATGGTGGACCTGCCGGACAACTCGGGTTCCCCACGGCCAGCGAGGAAGAGACCGGTGGTGGCCCCGACGCGGCCAACGGCGGCTGGATCACCGAGTTCCAGAACGGCACCATCACCTGGCTCAACACGGGTGACGGGACGTTCGTGGAAACGATCACCCCCAACTAG
- a CDS encoding patatin-like phospholipase family protein — translation MQLADLPRPIGYVLGGGGSLGAIQVGMLQALSEHDIGPDLVAGTSVGSLNGAVVAIDPKGAANRLSHTWARLESHDVFPGNLLVQAGALRHRKTHLFPNTGLAHFIADSLGESTDFADLAVPFAAVTTNIATARPHPIRQGPLLPALLASAAIPGIFPAVEFDGLHLYDGGLVANVPIRQAVDMGARSVVVLDCNFPGEMPYFPATLAESLMYSMMVMMRAQSMTETLLAAATVPVLYLPGPAAQPVSTLDFRHTAALIETSYEAARPFLRDLEITGPGLYGSPSG, via the coding sequence ATGCAGTTGGCGGATCTGCCCCGGCCCATCGGTTACGTGCTCGGGGGCGGCGGCAGCCTCGGCGCGATCCAGGTCGGCATGCTCCAAGCACTCAGTGAACACGACATCGGCCCCGATCTCGTCGCCGGAACCTCTGTCGGATCGCTCAACGGTGCCGTCGTCGCGATCGATCCGAAGGGGGCCGCCAACCGGTTGTCGCACACCTGGGCCCGGCTGGAGAGCCACGATGTCTTCCCGGGCAACCTGCTCGTCCAGGCCGGGGCGCTGCGCCACCGTAAGACCCATCTGTTTCCCAACACCGGGCTTGCCCACTTCATCGCCGATTCGCTGGGCGAGAGCACGGACTTCGCCGACCTCGCCGTTCCGTTCGCCGCCGTCACCACGAACATCGCCACCGCACGACCACATCCGATACGGCAGGGACCGCTGCTGCCGGCGCTGTTGGCCAGCGCCGCCATTCCCGGCATCTTCCCGGCTGTCGAGTTCGACGGCCTGCACCTGTATGACGGCGGGCTGGTCGCCAACGTCCCGATCCGCCAGGCCGTCGACATGGGGGCACGGTCCGTGGTCGTGCTCGATTGCAACTTTCCCGGTGAGATGCCATATTTCCCAGCAACTCTCGCCGAGTCACTGATGTACTCGATGATGGTGATGATGCGGGCGCAGAGCATGACCGAGACACTGCTGGCCGCCGCAACGGTCCCGGTGTTGTACCTGCCCGGCCCGGCGGCCCAACCGGTGTCGACGCTGGACTTCCGCCACACCGCCGCGCTCATCGAAACGTCCTACGAGGCCGCTCGCCCGTTCCTCCGGGACCTCGAGATCACCGGCCCGGGCCTGTACGGGTCGCCGTCGGGCTGA